From a single Sphingomonas sp. OV641 genomic region:
- the uraH gene encoding hydroxyisourate hydrolase, translated as MKTPALALLLSAIASPAAAADISTHVLDLGRGVGGQGVPVVLMKQLADGGWQKVGSASTDGNGRVRAFGEAKAFDIGIYRLVFDMSRYPDAAAAPFFPEITLTFRVTDAAAHYHVPVVVSPYGYSTYRGN; from the coding sequence ATGAAGACCCCCGCCCTTGCCCTGCTCCTCAGCGCCATCGCCAGCCCGGCGGCGGCGGCCGACATTTCCACCCATGTGCTTGATCTGGGCCGCGGAGTCGGCGGTCAGGGCGTGCCGGTCGTGCTGATGAAGCAATTGGCGGACGGAGGCTGGCAGAAGGTCGGCTCGGCAAGCACCGACGGCAACGGCCGCGTCCGCGCTTTTGGCGAGGCAAAGGCGTTTGATATCGGCATCTATCGGCTGGTGTTCGACATGTCGCGCTATCCCGATGCCGCGGCCGCGCCGTTCTTTCCGGAGATCACCCTCACCTTCCGCGTCACCGATGCCGCCGCTCACTATCATGTGCCGGTCGTGGTGAGCCCCTATGGCTATTCGACCTATCGCGGAAATTAG
- a CDS encoding MFS transporter, whose amino-acid sequence MTDTAVQTGAAGAPESATPGASAAASLGAAHRTVALWMLFAIGTLNFVDRQLLSVLVEPIRAEMAFSDTQFGLLTGLSFALFYALMGVPFAMAADRWHRVRLIAAACAVWSVFTAACGLAGNFAQLALARFGVGVGEAGGTAPSLSVLADYYPPDRRPLVIGIFTANGPFGVFLGAAFGGWAAATIGWRGAFIAIGAIGALVAAPLLVMLVREPARGQMDARGPVAAPQAALPMGASFALFLRRRSLRMLAIASGLSAFVSYGMLNWIPAFLMRTQGMPLSALATWFAPAAGITFGLGIWGGGALVNWAARRSPAAYALVPCAATLVLIPSFAAALLVDSWQWSLALMLVPMVACTIYVAPALALVQNLTPPRARATASAILLLMFNLVGLGGGPLVIGMISDAIAPAHGAESLRYALLCTLPAAALAAIAQFRMARVVSADMHGYHTDGEA is encoded by the coding sequence ATGACCGATACGGCTGTGCAAACCGGGGCGGCTGGCGCGCCAGAGAGCGCGACGCCGGGCGCATCGGCGGCCGCTTCTCTCGGCGCCGCGCACCGCACGGTGGCGCTGTGGATGCTGTTCGCGATCGGCACGCTCAACTTCGTCGACCGGCAATTGCTGTCGGTATTGGTGGAGCCGATCCGCGCCGAAATGGCCTTCAGCGATACCCAGTTCGGGCTGTTGACCGGCCTCAGCTTTGCCCTGTTCTATGCGCTGATGGGGGTGCCTTTCGCCATGGCTGCGGATCGCTGGCACCGGGTGCGGCTGATCGCGGCGGCCTGCGCCGTGTGGAGCGTGTTCACCGCCGCCTGCGGCCTTGCCGGCAATTTCGCGCAGCTCGCGCTCGCCCGCTTCGGCGTGGGTGTGGGGGAGGCGGGGGGCACCGCGCCGTCCTTGTCGGTGCTGGCGGATTATTACCCGCCCGACCGCCGGCCGCTGGTGATCGGCATCTTCACCGCCAATGGCCCGTTCGGCGTGTTCCTGGGCGCGGCATTCGGCGGCTGGGCGGCGGCGACGATCGGCTGGCGCGGCGCCTTCATCGCGATCGGCGCGATCGGCGCATTGGTCGCCGCGCCGCTCTTGGTAATGCTGGTGCGAGAGCCGGCGCGCGGGCAGATGGACGCGCGCGGGCCCGTTGCCGCGCCGCAGGCCGCGCTGCCCATGGGCGCCAGCTTCGCCCTCTTCCTGCGCCGCCGTTCGCTCAGGATGCTCGCCATCGCCAGCGGGCTTTCCGCCTTTGTCAGCTATGGCATGCTGAACTGGATCCCCGCCTTTCTGATGCGCACGCAGGGCATGCCGCTGTCGGCGCTCGCCACGTGGTTCGCGCCCGCCGCAGGCATCACCTTCGGGCTTGGCATCTGGGGCGGCGGCGCGCTGGTGAACTGGGCCGCGCGCCGCTCGCCCGCGGCTTATGCGCTCGTCCCCTGCGCCGCGACGCTCGTGCTGATTCCCAGCTTCGCCGCCGCGCTGCTGGTGGACAGCTGGCAATGGTCGCTTGCGCTGATGCTGGTGCCGATGGTCGCCTGCACCATCTATGTCGCGCCGGCGCTGGCTTTGGTGCAGAATCTCACGCCGCCGCGGGCGCGCGCCACCGCCTCCGCCATCCTGCTGCTGATGTTCAACCTTGTCGGCCTGGGCGGCGGGCCGCTGGTGATCGGCATGATCAGCGATGCGATCGCCCCCGCTCATGGCGCGGAAAGCCTGCGCTACGCCTTGCTCTGCACGCTGCCCGCCGCCGCGCTCGCCGCGATTGCGCAATTCCGCATGGCGCGCGTCGTCAGCGCCGACATGCACGGCTATCACACGGATGGAGAGGCCTGA
- a CDS encoding nuclear transport factor 2 family protein, with protein sequence MTDDEMRAFAGRFFDAIEAGDIATMQASFAPDAAIWHNTDELIVTPEQTAQTLTGMVARIGERSYADRRVHVFPGGFVQQHVLQGVRTHDGERVRLPCAIVCQVADGRITRLDEYFDSAHVAQFRKYA encoded by the coding sequence ATGACCGATGATGAGATGCGCGCCTTTGCCGGGCGTTTCTTCGATGCGATCGAGGCGGGTGACATCGCCACCATGCAGGCGAGCTTCGCGCCCGATGCCGCCATCTGGCACAATACGGATGAGCTGATCGTCACTCCCGAGCAGACCGCGCAGACGCTGACCGGCATGGTCGCCCGCATCGGGGAGCGCAGCTACGCCGATCGTCGCGTCCATGTCTTTCCCGGCGGCTTCGTGCAGCAGCATGTGCTTCAGGGCGTGCGCACCCATGATGGAGAGCGCGTGCGCCTGCCCTGCGCGATTGTCTGCCAGGTGGCCGATGGCCGGATCACCCGCCTCGATGAATATTTCGATTCCGCGCACGTCGCGCAGTTCCGCAAATATGCTTGA
- a CDS encoding carboxymuconolactone decarboxylase family protein, giving the protein MPVLRQVPLADVQDDTVLAYYKRLFGDRDPVAEPGTATGTPGDWWTVFALAPDIFKHAVDGFAVYRHPARRISPVLRELGQTRAGWVKGSQFVFSQHCKSLRGLGVSEEKIAAVPYWTVADCYDDQERAVLAYADCLAQAGGRVPDQVFEKLRTFWDDEQIFEFTYITCLYDMHAVITRALRMEFDNRADPITEVAAPEGFKAADFLSAPRPA; this is encoded by the coding sequence ATGCCCGTTTTGCGCCAGGTGCCGCTCGCCGACGTCCAGGACGATACCGTCCTTGCCTATTACAAGCGCCTGTTCGGTGATCGCGATCCGGTGGCGGAACCGGGCACCGCGACGGGCACGCCGGGGGATTGGTGGACGGTCTTTGCGCTGGCGCCGGATATCTTCAAACATGCCGTGGATGGCTTTGCGGTGTACCGCCACCCGGCCCGCCGCATCTCCCCCGTGCTGCGTGAACTGGGGCAAACGCGCGCCGGCTGGGTGAAGGGCAGCCAATTCGTCTTTTCGCAGCATTGCAAGTCCTTGCGCGGTCTTGGGGTCAGCGAGGAGAAGATCGCCGCCGTGCCATACTGGACGGTGGCGGATTGCTATGACGACCAGGAACGCGCCGTCCTCGCTTATGCCGATTGCCTCGCGCAGGCCGGCGGCCGCGTGCCCGATCAGGTTTTCGAAAAGCTGCGCACCTTCTGGGATGACGAGCAGATCTTCGAATTCACCTACATCACCTGCCTGTATGACATGCACGCCGTGATCACCCGCGCGCTGCGCATGGAATTCGACAATCGCGCCGATCCCATCACGGAGGTCGCCGCGCCGGAAGGGTTCAAGGCCGCCGACTTCCTCAGCGCGCCTCGCCCCGCATGA
- a CDS encoding glutathione S-transferase family protein gives MRFFNSVGPNPRVVSLFMAEKGVAIPEVSVDIRGGENRRAPYNETVNPAGQTPALELDDGSILTEITAICEYLEELHPTPPLIGATPQERAETRMWTRRADLKVCEPMTSGFRSSEGLPMFQSRMRCLPEAAAGLKAVAQDGIAWFDAQLAGRRYIAGDRFTLADILLFAFLDFGRNVGQPLDTAFTNVTAWFDRVGERPAFQPAT, from the coding sequence ATGAGGTTTTTCAACTCGGTCGGGCCGAATCCCCGCGTCGTGAGCCTGTTCATGGCGGAAAAGGGCGTCGCGATCCCTGAGGTGTCCGTCGACATTCGCGGCGGGGAAAATCGCCGTGCGCCGTATAACGAAACGGTCAATCCCGCTGGCCAGACGCCCGCGCTGGAGCTGGATGACGGCAGCATCCTGACGGAGATCACCGCGATCTGCGAATATCTGGAGGAGCTTCATCCCACGCCCCCGCTGATCGGCGCGACGCCGCAGGAGCGGGCGGAAACGCGCATGTGGACCCGCCGCGCGGATCTCAAGGTGTGCGAACCGATGACCAGCGGCTTCCGCTCGTCGGAGGGGCTGCCGATGTTCCAGTCGCGGATGCGCTGCCTGCCGGAGGCGGCGGCCGGGCTGAAGGCGGTGGCGCAGGACGGGATCGCCTGGTTCGACGCGCAGCTCGCCGGCCGCCGCTACATCGCCGGCGACCGCTTCACGCTGGCCGATATCCTGCTGTTCGCCTTTCTCGATTTCGGCCGCAACGTCGGCCAGCCGCTCGATACGGCCTTCACCAATGTGACGGCGTGGTTCGATCGGGTGGGGGAGCGGCCCGCCTTTCAGCCTGCAACATGA
- a CDS encoding VOC family protein — protein sequence MPATNSQFEFKGVNHLALVCKDMARTVEFYRDVLGMPLVKTIDLPGGRGQHFFFDMGNGDSLAFFWFPQAAQAHPGISAPAALPTQGDFTSAHGSMNHIAFNVPAEKFDEYYDRLKAKGIAVTKILNHDDSPSQSSDHMHDDVFVRSVYFFDPDGVCLEFAAWTKTFSDADVAHDPVTADGTKREGLIVQKALAENDVAEMVPAE from the coding sequence ATGCCGGCCACCAACAGCCAGTTCGAGTTCAAGGGCGTCAATCACCTCGCACTGGTGTGCAAGGACATGGCGCGCACCGTGGAATTCTACCGCGACGTGCTGGGCATGCCGCTGGTCAAGACGATCGACCTGCCCGGCGGGCGCGGGCAGCATTTCTTCTTCGACATGGGCAATGGCGACAGCCTGGCCTTTTTCTGGTTCCCGCAGGCGGCGCAGGCGCATCCCGGCATTTCCGCCCCTGCCGCGCTGCCCACCCAGGGCGATTTCACCTCCGCCCACGGCTCCATGAACCATATCGCGTTCAACGTGCCGGCCGAGAAGTTCGACGAATATTATGATCGGCTGAAGGCCAAGGGGATCGCCGTCACCAAGATCCTGAACCATGATGATTCGCCGAGCCAGTCGTCCGATCACATGCACGACGACGTGTTCGTCCGGTCGGTCTATTTCTTCGACCCCGACGGCGTCTGCCTCGAATTCGCCGCCTGGACGAAGACGTTCAGCGACGCCGATGTGGCGCATGATCCGGTGACGGCGGACGGCACCAAGCGCGAAGGGCTGATCGTGCAAAAGGCGCTGGCCGAGAACGACGTCGCGGAGATGGTCCCCGCCGAATAA